Part of the Eleginops maclovinus isolate JMC-PN-2008 ecotype Puerto Natales chromosome 3, JC_Emac_rtc_rv5, whole genome shotgun sequence genome is shown below.
GAGGCCGAACAGTGCAGTCATAGGATTAGGGTCTATCTTTGTGTTAAAGGCCTGTTCAATGGTTCCAAATATGTCAGACCAAAATTTGTCCAGCTTCGGGCAAGTCCAGAACATGTGGAGATGATCAGCTGGGGATTGATTGCATCTGTTACAGGCATCACTCCGATCTGGGAATATTTTAGCCAGCTTAGCGTTGGTAAAGTGAGCTCTGTGGAGCACCTTGCACTGGAGTAGGCCATGTCTAGCACAGATGGATGATGTATGGACTAGGTTGAGAACGTCACTCCATTGATCATCGGAAATGTTGCTACCTAGATCACGCTCCCAGAGCTCCTTAAGAGGTACCATAGGATTTGGACTCAGGGAACCAATCTGGCCATAGAGAACTGAAACCAAGCGCTTTTGATCAGGGTCGAGTGCGAGAAATGTATCAATTGGTGATTCGGGGGGGCGGTTAGGAAAATGGGGAAATTGCTTTTGGATGAAGTGCCTGACTTGGAAAAAACGGAAGAGATGACTGTTGGGCAGGTTGAATTTGACTGACAGGAACTCAAAGGATGAAAAGACTCCATCCTCGTAAAGGTCATCAAGCGTCGCGAGACCACTGTTCGACCAAACACGGAAGGCCGGGTCAGTACACGATGGAGAGAATAGGTGATTGTTTGAAATTGGGGCATGAACTGAAGCTCTATGTAACCCGTACTGTTTCCTGAATTGGAGCCAAATGCTTATGGTGCTAGTAACAATTGGGTTACTGAAATTTTTATGGGTCGCTACAGGGAGCTGAGAGCAGATTATAGAGTGTAAAGAAGCAGAAGTTGACAACTCGATATGTACCCAAGGTGGGCAGGGGTCTGAAAGTTTACAGTTAGCCCAATAGAGGAGTTTGTTAATGTTAGAGGCCCAGAAATAGTGGCGAAAGTTGGGGAGTGCCAGGCCCCCTTCTGATTTAGGGAGTTGGAGACACAACCTTCTAATACGCGCAGGCTTGTTGTTCCAGATGAACGCATTCAACTGCTTATCAAGATCAGTGAAAAAAGATGTATTGATGCGCACTGGGATGTGTTGGAAAAGGTAAAGAAACTTTGGCAGGATGACCACCTTTATAAGGTTGACGTGACCCGCAAGAGACAGGGGAAGGGAGGCCCACCTGGACAAATCAGCTTTGCATTTATCTAGTAGTGGTTGAAAGTTTTTAGGGAACAGGTCTTTAAAAGAGCTTGCaacaaacacccccaggtatTTGAATCCCTCCACAGCCCTTTTAAAAGGGAATATGGCTTGGGGAAGTGcctttgccattttatttacaaaaaatactttgctCTTTTGAATGTTTAGTTTGTAACCTGATACACGGCCAAATTGATCTAAAATCGACAGtatgggggggagagaggataAGGGGTTTGAGATCATAAGAAGAAGGTCATCAGCGTATAGAGACAGTTTATGAACCATGCCGTGACGCGTAATGCCCTCAAACCTATCATGGCTTCTGAGCCAGATAGCGAGAGGTTCAATGGCTATATTGAACAACAGTGGCGAAAGAGGACAACCCTGGCGCGTACCACgttggagagagaaagggggagatcGAATGCCATTGGTGTGTACAGAAGCAGATGGAGAGGCATATAGGAGTTTAATCCAGGAAATAAATTGGGAATCAAAACCAAATTtatcaagaataaaaaacaagtaactCCATTCAACCCTATCGAAGGCCTTTTCTGCATCAAGTGTCACTATGACTTCGGGGGTgttagaggaaggagagaaaattgTATTGAGCAACCTCCTTGTGTTAAACAAAGAGTGTCTCCCCACCATGAAGCCTGTTTGGTCCAGGGAAATAATATCTGGCAGTACACGTTGGAGGCGGATAGCCAGTATCTTGGCCAGTATCTTACAGTCCACATTTAACAGTGAGATTGGTCTGTAACTGCCACAGGAAGTAGGATCTTTGTCTTTCTTGAGAAGCAAGGAGATAGATGCAATGGACAAAGTTTCCGGCAATCGGCCTGTCTGGAGAGAGTCATTGTACATTCTAGCCAAAATTGGGGCTAACTTGGAAGAATATGCCTTATAAAATTCGACTGTAAAGCCGTCGGGCCCAGGAGACTTCCCACTTTGCATTGATTTTATTGCATCATGTATCTCAAGGGTGGAGATGGGGCTGCCCAATTCGCTAGCGACGTTCTCGTTGATTTTGGGGTATGTTAAGGAGTCTAGAGGATTGGGGGTCATGGCGGGGATCGGGGGACATTCCGAAGTGTAGAGATTGGTGTAAAATTCCAAGAAAGACCTGTTGATATCAGCTGGGTTATAAGTAAGGTTGCCATCGGATAATCTGATTTGGGGAATCAATCTGGACGCACGGGCCGCACGAGCCTGTTGAGCTAGGAGTCTACCAGCCTTGTCGCCCTGCTCAAAGTAATGCTGCCTACACTGTCTCAGTTGTCTCTCAACAATGCCTGTCATCAGATCGTGTTCTGAGTGTAGCAGGAGGCGTTTTTTATAGAGacaaggggagggagaggaggagtatGTTTCATCAAGTAAGCGAAGCTCATCACAGATTTCTGAAAGCCTAGCCTTTTCATCCTTTCTCTTACGTGCAGTGTACGAAATGACCTGTCCCCGCACAGTGGCCTTAAGAGCTTCCCAAAGAATACCGCAACTAACGTCGGAGGTGTCATTAATTTCAATGTAGGAAGAAATCTGAGTTGAAACATAGTCTTTAAATTCACTGTTTGACAGCAGGGGAGAACTGAATTTCCATAATGGAGGGGGGGACCTACCAAGAGGGAAATTAATGTCAATTGAGGTGGGAGAATGATCTGAGATGGTTATAGAATGGTATTCGCATGAATTGACCAGATGAATCAAATTGTTATCgagtaaaaagaaatgaattcgTGAAAAAGTGTGGTGCCTGTGCgagaagaaggaaaaggctCTACTTTGTGGGTTAATACATCTCCAGGGGTCTGAGAGTCCTAATTGTGATGCATTGTGCAGTACTACCTTGGCCGATTTGGAGAGAGTAGATTGTGTGAGCGATGACCTGTCGAGACTCACGTTCTGGACGAAATTCCAGTCCCCGGCCATAATAATACGATGGTTGTCGGCGTTGGGAATTCCAGCGAAGAGGTTCACAAAACAATTGTCATCATCCCAGTTGGGAGCGTAGATAGAAGCTAGTATTACTGATGTGTTCTGAAGCATGCCCGAAACTATGACATAACGACCATTAGGATCTGATATTGAATTTGTCAATTCAAATCTGACATTCTTGTGAATAATAATTGCTGCCCCTCTGACTTTGTGGGACAATTTTGAGTGGAACAAGTGGCTCATCCATGCCCTCTTAATCCGGAAGGGTATCAGAAGATTTAAGATGAGTTTCCTGTAGGAATATGATATCTCCTTGAAGATGTTGCAGCCGTGTCATTACCTTACCAATTTTAGTAGCGTTGTTCATGCCCTTATATTCCAGGAAATCAGGCGGATTCCTCTACCTATCGTTGTCATGGCAGAAACCATCTAGGAAGTTCCTCGAAGACAAGTTGACCTGGACAAACACTGTCTTGCAtacacaggagagagaggagaggacgaCAGAAAATGCtaatagtaatgataataacaaaaaagaaaagaaaaacccatgTGGCCATACCTAGAGCTAAACCCAAAATACACAATATTGAACATAATCAAGCACTCTGGCTCAGGTCTATGTAATTACACTAACGCTTGTAATTACACTAACACTAGTCTTCCGGGGTCCTATTCCCTATCTAAATAGTAAACCACCCCCATAGTATCCCATacagaacaaaaaacacacatgtctGTCTGCGTGCTAACGGCATAATAAAAACCCATTTGAACTAAATTAGGTCAGACAAGTTACTGAAGTAGCCACGGCGGGCTAGTAAACTGGGCTAAGTCTaccaaaataaagtattatgCTAACGTTACCAAGCTACAGTACTATGCCAACGTTACCACAGCAGTCAGACGGAAGAGGATACATGAGAGCCGATACCAGAACAGTTTGCTGCAATAAAATCCCTAGCCTCAGAAACGGAGGAAAGTCTCTTCCCTACTCCATCCTTCAGTGTGATGTTAAGCCTCGCAGGGAAAAGCAGTGCTGGCTTGAAGCCCCGTTGATAAAGGTCAGACATCACCTCTCGGTACTCCCTGCGCTGCTCCACTAATTCAGACGGATAATCCTCGTAGATTGCAATGGGGGTCCCACGGTACTGGAGCTTGCCTCTTTTAGCTCTGGCCTCACGGATGATCTTGTCTTTCTGCTGGAATCTGTGGAGCCTGATGACCACGGGTCTCGGTCTCTGACCCGGTCCTGGCTTGTTGGAGAGTGTACGGTGTGCTCTGTCGCACTCCGGTGGTGACTCAAGAACGCCGTCACCAAGAACCTCAGACAGAAGCTcagagaagaagatggaggGTTGAGGTCCTTCGATGGACTCAGGTAGGCCAACGATCCTGATATTGTTACGGCGGCTGCGAGACTCGAGGTCCGTGAGCCTAGCCTGTAGCCTGGTATTATGCTCAGCTAGCTTTGCACACATTGATTCAAAACTTTGTATGCGTCCATCTTGTTCGTTAGCGTTGGATTCAAGCGAATTAATTGAGTGGGTATGATCGGAGACTGTGGTTTGAATGCAGTCAAATTTGGCTTCGTAGCCTTGAAATCCGCAGAAATAGCATTCCGGTGTTCCTCCAGTTGGCTAGCCAAGATCGCCAATGTTGAAGTCACCACCAGTTGCGGCCGCGAGGTCGCCCTTGGCAGACTGGTCCTTTTTGCCCGATTTAAGTTGTTTGGAAGCCATAATCCAGCACCAAAGTGTTCAGAGTGGAATAATTATCTACTTGGCGATggccaaaaacaaaactatggGGATTTGAAATGgtaaattaataaaagtaaCGGGAGCTAGACTCGACACTGCCTACTCCATTCTACCCCACCGGAAGTCCCCTTGAGTTTGTATCTCTATGTttgattgcacttattgtaaatTGCGCTGGATAAAAACCttaactaaatgaaatgtaatgcaaataaatatttctgCTCATGAGTGGGTATGTGggtttacactttattttatgaaattgGAAAGGATGAAATGTGGAAAGATGCTCCATACAGCTGATGGATTAATGATTAACTGTGTGATGTTACTATGAGCGACCCTTTTACATGACTCATAGGCTTCAGAGACCAAATGCTTTCGGTTTTGGTGATTCGGTCTCCCATGACGGTCAATTTTGTCAGTGCATCACAACCTAGCTGTGTAAAAAAATACACTGACGGCACACATTAGCCTTACTCATGGAACGCAGCCACATTATTGCACTACAGTGTTCATTAGAGCCCTTCTAGTTGTTGAGGCCCAGAAAAGTTGAATGAACTGAGTGAAAGTCGGAGTGGGAGGAGACCAAGTCCAGCAAAATGTTGTCTACAGAGACCTGCTGACCTTCCAGATTAATGAATGCCATTGCTTTGAATGAATGGAAGAAGTCATTGgtctgtgttattgtttttccatCTTTGAAATTCCTTCTTTGACATTTAAGTTTGCCACTTGATTGTTGTTATGTTCTCTATCAACCCATcaggtatgtttttttattcttgttttgatTTCTCTTCAGAGCAACTCCGGCACATTTTTGCATAACTAAAAGCCCTCTGTCCgacacaatgtttttgttgttgcaattTAATTTCTCACGTCTAACACGACGCCCATGGTGAAATGAGAAATggattttaaattgaaattgtatttttcattatgcCTTCGTACGCTCGGCACAGATTGAGAGAGGTTACAGAAGCAAATGTCACTTATTGTTTCCCCTGAATTCCTTTTCTCCCTCTAACACTCTTCATTATGGATGTATTTGTTCTAGAGATGCAATCGTGTTTGAGCACTGCATGTTTTCTATGCCTATGGAATGGCTGCTCTGAGGGGACTCTGCCAGCCTCTCACAATAAATGAGATGTGGCATGACAATCTGTGGTAAAAGGCTTAGGTCATAATAGGTGCCCTCATACATAAATTACCTAGTTAATGCACAGCTAATCATCCAGACAGACGGAGGGCAGCACCCGCCGGCAATGTGTATGTGTAGTTACATTGAATTAAATAGGATTGACATCAGCAATCAGATTATAATGATGCAAGTCTGCATTTGTCTCTGCAGGCATAACTGGGAACTTATTGCTGGGAACATGAGACTACAAAGAAGAATAAACGCTTGTGGAGTGTACACGGCTGGGGAAACAATGCAGATGTCTTTAATGTAGAATACACATTAATTAAAAAGATTTCTCAGGAGTAAAAACTGATGTGCCTCTGCTTTGGCCTTCAGACTATTTCTAGACACATGCCATAGCAGTTATGGGATGGTGAATCATATCATTATCTGCCAGACATTATCCGACAATCAAGgaatctctgtctgtctgcatgctGATATTGTCGTCTGCATATCTCAAGAACCATTTATCCAATCTACTTCACACTCAGCAGGTGTATTGCTGGGAACTGTTAAGAATATTCTTCGTTTGAGGACCAAGAGTTGGTCTTAAAtagaccaagaagcttctctttaaagtataacaatatttattaacgTAACGGCACAATAAGTCTacaagggaaacacagctgtggtcctccCCCGCGCAGTTAGCTTTCTACCAACAGCGTGGGGTaggcctcgatcttctgtttacatcGGGCATTTCTATTTTCTGGTCCTTCCGGTCTCGACTTCTCTCTTGGTTGGCGGCGAGGgccggatcctgttggccccctgtcgtcacatgggcatatccccGTCTCTTCCATTGGCTGACATCGGCGGAGGCGGGTCCATGACACATTCTGCTCAGCCCTCTTATGAAGTCACCGTGGCCATCTGATGACATAGTCATGATGCTTCTCCTCATTATATTCTATtttacaattcttctgaggtgTATTGCTTATTAAACActtaatagtattattgcagcgtgCAGTTTcagaggtagaggcggtgtgtttatGTGATTATGTCATTTAATGTTGCGTTTCaatgtattgattattcttacagaCCTAAGAAAGTCAAGGATCTTTGTGGAGCAATTTCTACAAAAGAAACATTCAATATCAATATACTTTCAACAAGAAAACAGTATGGATGGGGATTTTGAGGGCTGGAGACTGAGATGAGCATGTCGTTCACAGGAAAGCTTTCAAACTGAGGCTCAGTGACTGCCGTTCACTTTTGCGGCTGGATGCTGGATATACTACTAACATTACAAATGAAGTCTTCTTCACCATACTAACGTATAAAACTGATAAAATAGCTAAGTAAGATCATATTATCTTGAATATTATATCATAAATGATGATGAAACAAGGGTTGGATGACAGCTTAGAAATGGCAGTTCCATGGTAAGGAATTATGACGTATGAAGTATTCCATCCAAGACTAGTGACATCTCCAGGAGAAGGGATTCGGGGCTGTAACACAGCAGGGCGCAGCTTCAGGGTTCTGATCAAGCCACTCCTTATGACTGTTGGCCTGTGGATGAGTTCTTAGAGCTTTACCGAATGCAGTTTATGGCCGATGACTTGTTGGCTTTGCTCAGAAATTCcccttaaaaaatattttcagggTCTGTTTTTACCTGCCCACTCTTAACGCTGTAGCCCAGAAATTCAACAGGTTTGACATGGAGTTTGCATTATTTAATTTGGATTATTACATAgattagttgaatactcgattctgattggtcagaacATTTGACAcattgttaatccagtagtacagaccgctgtcaaggatttattgactgttgttaaggaggatcaagaaagagaaaggaaaagaggttcAAATAAGGAgtgctggacgtcagataaatcagcagaagacagacaggatgtaaacactaacaggaacagggTCTGggtctgcagggtttaaggacttagtggatcagaaactgtgaacagaccttgaacagtaacagaaaacctcgatcagtgctgccgtaaagttaTTGTTGTCATAGTTCCAGCTgttggtgcgccgtggaacGGAGATtttttttgagtcaataaaataatttcaattaatattgggagtcacgtagttagttagttagtttagTATCTGGTCGTGTAGgcaggataatgtgcagcgaggcagtcattatggggaaaagaacaacCGACcggctgatcagggagcctgACGCGAAGCGGAGGGATGTTAATCAGCATGATTATCCCTTAAATGATGGAGTCTTGGGTAACTTGCGTGATTTACTCTCTGTGTTCCTTCCTGATCCAGGAGAAAAtgagtctttctcaaagagtggtccgcggaccactggtggtccgtgagcgacccctagtggtccgtgagtattttggtaaaatgtcacatttgaaattaatatattataagtttaaagtgtttctcaaactgtcttaaaatgactagtatagagtgtagcatagatgtagcgtagctacgtaggttacgatcttacgtcataaatgatttgcgtggtcaatttgagctgtcaactgacaagatggatcgatggctaaagacagggtcagttaaaagaaaattaaatgacaaatctgacgtgacagtcaaggtgcatcgtcctgatgcaggagatccagcaactacaagtggttcagccgcagcgacaagtgattttgtgtgcgttactgagtcccaggagagcggttccccgtctaaccaccacccggctgaaagctgtgaaactcggcttgatcgcggaaagtccagcgctaaagtgaagagaaaatatcacagcgactacataaaattcggatttttctggactagagatgaagaggatcccaatccacactgtggTTTGTGCtacgaggctatgaaacccgccaagctcaagcgtcattttgagagcaaacacaaggattacatcgggaaacctttagcattgtttgagagaaaacgtgatgaacttaaaaaacacatgacgaaggcgccctcacatttttttgcgacgggggaaaatgcgaaggctagaggcatcatacagggtatcccttctcatcgcaaaaacagggaaacctcattcgataggtgagaatttagtcaaaccagctgccaaggttatggctaatgtattgtttggggagaaagcaagcgacgaaatgaacagggtccccctctccaatgatactgtccagcagcgaataacagccatggccgaaaatgtgaaagatcagctgatcacacatttacgccaaagccagtttttcacactgcaactggacgagtcaactgatatcgtgaatgaggcaaatctgctgtgttttgtaaggtacatttatgatggcggtgtgcaggatgaatttctgttttgtcgttccctgccgaccaacaccacaggggaagccatttttgactcagtcaacgatttcatcctgcagaataatatcgactggacacgatgtgttggtatttgcacagatggtgcaactgcaatgactgggaaacacaagggactggcaccgcgcgtacgcgcagttgcaccttgcgccacagcaacacactgttgcattcacagagaacagctggctgtgaaaaaaatgccaccatacctcaaatcagtactggacgagtctgtgaaaattgttaatacaataaaaaccaaagcactgaacacacgtctttttaaagctctgtgtgatgaaatgggaagtgaacacacaaaactgcttttccatactgaagttcgctggctgtcgcgtgggaaagttctcacccgtctatttgaactgtgcgatgaggtgatgttattcttgcatcatactgatgaactgtatgacagactgcatgatttccagtggctctcaaaattggcatacctggccgatgtctttagcgcactcaatgctttgaacttagcgctgcagggaaaagccgtcaccgccttcaatgtgcaggacaaaattaaagccgcacgcctcaagatggaattgtggtgtgtccgtctggatcgccaggagtttgactgttttccgacgcttgtggattttctcctcgctgcagatgaagagctggacggcggcacagttgcagccttcaaggaacatctgcaaccccttcactttcagctgggaaagTATTTCCCAGAACaagatgcaggctatgagtggatcaggaatccatttggggacaaaacacacatcgaacacgtcagttccaagctcccatcaagacaggttgacagccttgtggacatcgcatctgatgggacactgaggacgactttcagagagaaaagcttgacggacttttgggtccacgtccagcctgagcacccagagctggctgacgctgctctgaaactgttgatgccgtttccaaccacctacaactgtgaagttggtttttctacacttgttggtctgaaaacaaagcagcgtaacaggatcaatgtggactgtgatatgagactaaaactctccagtttggatccagacattgtttcactgatgtctcagcacaagcagcaccattcctcccattaggtagcaacagagacacgcagtgtatgagtgagtaaacaatgctatttgtaaatgtaacagtgtaaataattaccttgtgtttattgttaaattcttgttaaacttggcctgcaaccatagttttactgtattttatttttgaaaatacacagcagaagtttgtgtcgtactaaatgcggtgcattttgcgtatctctctgttcgctcggacataaactcagtaataaatgtagtctatgtttcatatgatgtgtaaaatatatcagcatttaccgtttaaatcgcatgtgaacgaaatgcttgtagaatccgtagttgtatttgtattgttcctttaatgtgtgaacgagcgatatagagaaggtcacataaagctgttattattaggctgtaatttgtaatatactgttggagtagtaagcaggcctattgtatttattctagtttatatttagttatattggtgtatatttagttatattgagtgtatatttctccttccttctttgtattgaactgttgcacctcaatttccctcgggattaataaagcttcttgaatcttgaatcttgttttgggatattgggggagttaggtggtccgtgagtatttttttattggttaagtggtccttggtctgaaaaagtttgagaaacactgatcTAGGTAGATGGAAAACGAGCAGTTGTGGTAATCAAAATGGACATCATGGTCGGTCGGTCAATTCAAAAGGTATGCAAGGTACTCTAAGTGTCCAAGAGGGGTTTTGAATGCAGTCTTCTGTTCATCCTCTCCTTAATCAGGACCACACGGTAAGCATTGCGAAGATGAAGTTCGGTAAAGATAGCGTTTCTTTGtggatttcaaaaccaaaatgaaTCAAAGAAAAGTGATAattgaatgatgaatgaatgatttcTCTTGTAGACAGAAGAAACCAGCCCCCACAGGGGAGGAAAAAGGTCCTAATGGAGCTTCCTGCTATACAGCCTTGGACAGGAAGACAGACAAAAGGAGctccagcttttattttattggtggACCGATCAATGTGGGTATTATGGAGTTCTAAACAGGGGTTGACCATGAAAGAATTATGGGATGTAATGATGTGTAACTGAAAGCACTCACACTGGTTGCCATGTGTAGAGGTGTAGAGAGACTCATTAAGGCGGGTTACTCGGGCGAGTAGTTTCTTATACAGGGTGCTGGCATTCAAATGGAATGTCAGGGGGTTACAGAGAAATGTCTAAAAATGAGACTGGCATCGGAGACTTGCATCGGCTCGTGAACCAAGCAAAGCACACAGAGGAAGGGTTTGTTGGTTGCACATAAGGGAGGCGTCGAGCCCTGTCGGGGGACTAAAGACGAGATGGTTTGGCTTAAGCTCCTTCACTGAAGCTGATGAGCCGAGTCTTTTGGCCGTAAAGCTTGTGTAAGGCGAGAAAATGCCAAGCAGCATAGGTTTCTTAGGGTGAAGACAAGAGAACTAAGAAGTGTACTGGggttaagaaaataaacatggcTCTTCCCTCTCCACGAAGTTGGGGGCAGAGCCTTGCATTTAAAACCGATAGCAAAGTTGTGTCTAAGGTTACCTCATGTAGGGTTAAATCTTGTAGGAATTAGCCGAAAAGAATCCAAAAAGCTTCTCGTCAGGTCAACAGCGTTTTAtttatatgatatgatatgtgCCGTCTAAGACGCCCTCTTTCTTCAGCCAGCAGGCGGTgctgttgctttttcttttatttcctctgttgTTAGTAGCAGCCAATGGAAAAGACTTACAGTGAAAACATAGGAAGTGATACCCACATGTGAGTAGTGGTTGACAGGGACAGAGATGAGTATGTTAAAGTTTGAACCTGCATCCATCCTTCTTTGCTATGTTGTGGAAAGCATTGTCTGTATTTTTGGTTCTTTACATATTCATAAGTGGATATCTATGTTTATTCAGATGTTTCTATGTTAAGTAGATTGTTGTTCAGTGATGTTTGATGCATGGTCAGCACATGTTTTGTAATGCGTATTACACAGCACTTTGTATGTAAACATAAATTCATGTGGATATTTTGTGATGTTTGTGATGTAATGAGCcgttgtatgtatatttttgcatCACAGCTAAGTGCCTGATTCTtatgtatattgtgtttctttcagttttactctGTTGACTTGTCAATGTAAACATCTTATTAAACAAGATAAACGCTTGCCACTTGTCGAAGAGTTATCTATCTGCATTACTGTACT
Proteins encoded:
- the LOC134861372 gene encoding zinc finger BED domain-containing protein 5-like, whose protein sequence is MAENVKDQLITHLRQSQFFTLQLDESTDIVNEANLLCFVRYIYDGGVQDEFLFCRSLPTNTTGEAIFDSVNDFILQNNIDWTRCVGICTDGATAMTGKHKGLAPRVRAVAPCATATHCCIHREQLAVKKMPPYLKSVLDESVKIVNTIKTKALNTRLFKALCDEMGSEHTKLLFHTEVRWLSRGKVLTRLFELCDEVML